Within the Solenopsis invicta isolate M01_SB chromosome 11, UNIL_Sinv_3.0, whole genome shotgun sequence genome, the region AACTgttatttaaatcttaataataataaaaagaaagcaTATGTAAACGTAAtctttttccatctttttttgctgaaaaattactaatgttatcatatttttatgtacCTTCACAATTTGCTGCTGATTTCCTATTTTCTGACCAATACCTACAGTCTGAAGTGTTGTGCTAGCCTTTGATTTACCCACGGTAACAACATTAGAAGATCCTGTTGAAGCGGTACTGACTAATCTCACATATTGCACCTGAAATAATGACAATAGACAATGTACGTATATCCACATTTACAATTTAGtcaattatgaataaattataaaataatatacttgtCTTCCAGGCATCTGAAGTTGATGAACTTGATTTGATCCAGTTACAATGTTCTGGTTAGCAGGTATTCTAATGACTTGTCCACTTCCAAGTACATTGCCAGGTTTCAAAGAACcctaaaaaatttgtattgcacaatttattgaaagttaaataaaatttttatctctaaaattattgaaattagtataaaaaatttttttttatttagcctCTAACCTGTCTAATGATCACTTTCTGTGGATTTTGTTGTGTGGATGATTTGGACGTAACAAATGTGGATTGCTGATTTGTCGTCGTTGAGGATTTTGCCTGAAGGCTAATAGTTGGGGCAGGTAAAATTTTTGTTGGTGATTTTGCGGTATTCGTTGGTACTATGGTCACTTTCGATGGTTGAGATGTCGAAGATTGTAGCAACTTGTTCAGTATCATAccctacaaaaaattaaaaggatATAGAATAACTATTAATGTATGCAAAATACATAGTGTTTAACAAGTCGTAGTATGCAACTCTAGACAAACCTGCTTTGGTGAAGATGATGGCAAAATATGTTGCTTGTTAGTAGAAATTATACCCATTTGTGctaatgttatatttttcgaTGGACTGCTGTAACTAGAAGAAGTGTTATTGAGGAATTTAATCCCCTGAGTCGACTGATTCTCGCTTTGTGAACTTGTAATAAGAACTTGTTGAGTACCAGATTGTGACTGACTTCCCGTTAATATCATCTTTGTGATTACCTGCAAAAGATATCATTAGAATTTGAAATctataaaatagtataaaatagtataatCCATTTCGGGAATCCATATTTTAATCCAATTTCaactacattaattttacaaagaGATCATAATCTATAATATCTTACATTACGTCCTTGCGAGACATTCTGTGTTGTTCGTTTCAACGTTGGCTGTGAAATCTTAACATTCTGCATGTTGCTGATCGTAATGTTCCCAGAGGCACTAGTTGTCGCGATAGATTTGGTAGGTTGAGTGGTCCTTAATTGAACGACGCTTCCGTCCGCGGATTTGCCGGTGATCAGAGTCTGGGCTAGAGACTGCAACTGTTCAGCTGAAGCTGTTGGTGGATGTGATATTTTCAGAATTTGACTGGTGCCTGTTCCGCTTGCAGGTGACACTATCATAATCGACTGACTTTGCGTGGTCTGGATAGAGGGCTTCAtctgtaaaattattgtaaacaaGGCGTCACATTGTTTGAGCATTGAAATCATAATTAGAAACATCACCTGGACCGCCGACACCGGCACTCGTTGTAGGGTGGGTTTTGTTTGAAACACAATGTTCTGGTTGTTTTGATTGGCCATTGTGTAAACGTGCTCAGCCTGCACTTGCTCAGAAATTTCAGTCATCTCCACATCAGGTACTAGCGTGTCAGTCTCAACGTTCCGATCTTCGTCCGTCATAACTCCCTCCGAGTTCATGCATTCAAACTCTGCTTGAATATTGGCAAACTCTTCAAAGTCGTTTGATGTGTACTGTTCGCCACTGTGAGACAAACTCAGTGCACTAAGATCACTGTCACCCAGTGTGCGAGAGTCCAAAGCCAAAGGCTCCACTAAGGCCCTTGCGTTCTGCCCCTTATTACTGGACATGACGTTAATACCTGGACATAAAACACATCATGTTAAATGCTACTCTAAGTTTAAAATCGAATTATAGTCCAATGATAATGAAATGTACAAATATGAGTTTTTAGTTATATAACATCAGCGTACGTcgtaaataattagaaaatacaaagagtttctaaatatatttgtacataacaTGCAAATACAAGCTGCAGTGTACacacaaaatattcttttttttttttaataatattataatggtCTTAATTGCACAAAAGGAAATAGTTTTTAAGTTTTACGAATgtacaagaatattattttaaatcttaaaatttttaactcatTCAGTAAATTGTTTAGAAACTTTTGCTCTACAAAGAGTGACTCTATGAATCTATTACTATGACGTGAGATATGTATGCCATTCAgacaaatacaaataattaaaaagcgaTCGCGCGCAcgtgtatacacatacacacattcgTAAAAAATCCAAACGTTTATTCCATTCTGCCATAAGCacgattttgtttaaatttgttcgAGTGCACGTTCTATCGGCGGCCTCGATCATCCGCGCTGATAATCCCCGAGATTCCGCCGTCCGTCGTCAACGTGTGGTCGAGGATTTCGAAATGGGCGAGAGAGCGATTGTTTAAATCTGTCGAGGTCGCGACTTTTGAAAAATCGCGGGACGTCCATCCGTCCGTTCACCCGAGCGAAGTTTGACACGAGCGTACGTTCGAACACGCTGAACGCGAACGCGAATTCGAAATACGCCGAAGGCGGAAGAAAAGCGAGGgagggaaaaaaagggaaaataaaccgcgagagagcgagagagcgcgGCGAAGTCGTTGTGGAACATCAGCGCCATTTCTCGGCGGAACGCGCCATTTTTGCGAAGCGGAATTTCGAGCACGGACGCGAGAATCCGTCTGCGAGTGGCGTTCCGCGCCGAACTCGACGGTCCCGGGATCCCGAcgagcggcgcggcgacggGCGGAACGTCGCGGAGAACTTGGTACGCGACGGCGCGTAATCGGGACAGCGCGGGACCTAACCTCAAACGAGGTTTCGCGATCGCGGGGCAAATGGCAGggagggaaagggagagagagaagtgCCACCGAGCGGCGGAGTCGAACTCGACGAAATCGGGGTTCGTGGTCGGTGCGCGACGCGGAGATGCCGTTCGTCGCTCGGAATCTCGAACGGGTGACGTTTCGGGGAGGCAGAATGGGCTTGGTGTCGCGCCTATCTCGTCGTCCGGCACACACGTACCTGCGCGTTCCTTCGATAGCTCGAATTGTTCAAAATCACGCGCCCACCATTGCTGTGGCCCCCACAGTGCACCGCAGTCGCGTGTGAAATTTGCGGCTGGGGGAAACGAGCGTTCCGCTACGCGATAACGCGGCTGGCCGGGCCGAACGGAGTCGAACGAGCGACAGTAGGACGGGTATTATCGCGAGCGCCGGGCGTGGATGAGACGCGGACACGGTTTCGCGCACTTTGCGAGTCGTCGCGACATTTCTCGCGCTTACGCGGGCGAAGATTGAACGAGTCGATGAATGACGAGTTGAGAGCCAGACGGGAAACTGTTCGACGTGTCGCCCAACGCGGCACTCCAGCGCCATCTAACACGGGGAGAGGATCGCGATGACGTTGCGCGCGCTCTGTTCAAACACGAGGATtaatcttcaatattttttaaataaatttatattatttttaatataacttgttataaaaaattttttttaataaacacaaATTTAGAATTAAGTTTATTgtagattaaataattaattatacgtgttaaatgttatatattataatattggaaatatgctagataatgaaataaatttattgtatattaaatattatacattaagtattatttattaaagtattgtttgaaatatctcattactatattaaatgataaaactaataaattataaaattgatacataataattgcaaaaatacttttacctgttaaatagaaatttattgtaataataacttgtatatgttatttattcctTTACCATGGATACAAATCGACATAGACcgtgttttaatatttactactaATACTGAAAAACTGTAGTTACGTATTAcctataaatttgtattaacagTGGATAGGAGTCATTTTGTCTTTTAGTCCTGTCTACAACAAAAACGTTTCTTCTTTAGCCAATTTACAACAGGTGTAGTATTAACGATTCAATTTGTTAAAGGCTGGTCTATAACAGGcgtaatcgtaaaaaattggccaatcatagtcgatttatagaaaaatacttgactatgattggccaatttcttacggtaatGACTATTATAAACCAATCTTGACCCAAGTCAATgatctgtttttttttagctGCAGAAGAAGAGATAAACTGCAAAAAATGCAGTTAAAAAGAACAGATCATCGACTTGGAGTTGCGTCAAATCAAAATGCAAATATCGAATACGCTTTTTATCAAATCTATTGAATATGAGACAGAAAACTCctgtgtcgatttgtgtcgctCTCTCTGGAAAGTTCTCACACCGACGGCTCTCCTCATCATTTCAGTAGCTTCGGCCAGCCACCGATTGAGCGCAGCACGTGCGCATCGAGCTGCGTCATTTTGATGATCCATCTCACATATTGTTGAATTCGGCGTGTCCACTGTCCAGGTGCGTTTTGCCGTGTCCTGGTGTCCATCGCTTCCGCGGGTTTCTGCATCACGATGGACTCGATCCCGAGGACGCATAAAGGTATTCCTCTTCGCTTAAAACTGCTCTATTTGATCTCCATTAATCGCGTTCACACAAACTTAAACGTGAGCTAAGTATCGGCTGAAAGCGAGTATCAGTCGCGACGCGGTTGACGCACTCGGCACCCAATGAGGACTGTAAACAGTAATTCTGTCAGACCAACTAATTTACATGATATCTGGAGTATTTCTTGCATCGTAGATTGAACATCTCGTATGCTTCTAAAATGCAAAGTAATCCGCTGTTTAAAACATCGAATGATTAGCTGAACAAGCGACTTTGCGTCGTGACACCTTCGTCTTTTTTTCACCTAGCTTTATTTCGTTTTGCATTTCTTGTACTATCACGTCTCACATTACAATTTAAatctatgtaatatttttattgtttattaaaattttttaatataataaatttttatattaattgcagACATTGAAGCAAAGATCAGAGAGATACAATCGAAAAAGAAGGAGCTCCTGAGTGCCGCATCTGAGAAAGAGCAGGTTGCTTTGGGAAAAACTGGTTTTTACGATCAAGATATATATGACAGTagcaataataaatatgatgGCTACGTTACATCAATTGCAACCAATGATGAAATTGAGGTATATAGCATTGTAACatcctaaaatatttttagctttaacaaattgtacttttaatattatcttcaaagtcttttatgaaataaagcttacaatacaaaatatagttgataaaatttatgtagctggataaaattgttagaaattaatatagatttttatattgaataggATTATGATCCATTTGCGGATAAACGACTACCCACCATAGTTGACAGAGAGGAGAAGGATTATGATCCGTTTGCGGATAGACGACGACCTACCATAGCTGATAGGGAGGATGAATACAGACAGAAAAGACGTAGAATGATTATTTCCCCTGAACGTGTTGATCCCTTTGCAGAAGgttggtataattttttttacaactttaactTAAGACTGGCTAGTAATGAAATTATGAATAATGGTTAATTAGTTGgcaaacatattaaatatcattactatatgcatatatatttctatttgaagaattaatttaagaattacagtcaataattttttattacaggtgGTAAAACACCCGATATTGGCTCCAGAACATATACAGAGATTATGCGAGAGCAAATGCTCAAAGGTGAAGAAACAGAAGTACGTtgaattttagtattttttgaatataatatgcaagaatttaaagaaatacatatttaaaaaataaatatataaaaaataaatacataaaaaatatatattaaattgtttagtAGGAAGTGACGAGAACTATATATCAAGATTTATGATGATTGTAACCATGTTTATCATGGGGACGTAATTCCGATcctacataaaatataattttttaatcataacaTAGAAATCTCTTTATACACTTTGttgtattcattaatattttgtgtttttttttacagttgaGAAAAAGATTAGCAGAAAAAGCGAAGGATGGTACTTTGAAAGCCAATGGTGAGCCTAAACCAGCTCCCAAGAAAAGAGGTCGTTGGGATCAAACTGATGATACCCCAGTGCAGAAAAAATTATCCGGTGCTTCGGCAACACCTACATCTTGGGATAACGCGGATGTATGTTTAGCACATTGCTTTAACTCTATTTAAATCCTCTGAAAATTTTAGatgaatattgatattattttcattaataactttagcatttagtaattttattttttgcatgctTATTAACTACTCCTGCTTTACATAAACAAtcatttaatgttatataaatttgaatatatatatatatatatatattatgtatattaaaatgttatctacagttaatttaattttttttcttttttttatgactgTTGTAGGTAACACCAGCTGCTATTAGATGGGACGAAACTCCAGGTCACGGTAAAGGAGCAGAAACTCCTGGAGCTACTCCTGGAGTTAGTACGAGAATGTGGGATGCCACGCCAGCACATGCAACACCAGGCGCTGCAACTCCGGGCAGAGAGACACCTTCTCATGAGAAAGCTGTAACGAGTCGAAGGAATCGTTGGGATGAAACTCCAAAAACTGAAAGAGGttgaattatattttgctattctatataaaaaattatgaaaataattgaaaacataATTACGGAATTATCTGTTTTAATTTCTGTTATACATGATGTTAATTTCAGCTTTACATGATCAAGAAATTTAACATACATAGTTTTATGATTTGgatatatcaaagaaatatataaacacaTCTAATGTGTATATACacgtacataatataaatagtaataatataaatacgtaCTAATTTTCTAGAAACACCTGGACACAACAGCGGTTGGGCAGAGACTCCGAGAACTGATCGAGTTGCTGGAGACTTAATACAGGAAACTCCAACACCTTCGGCAAGCAAAAGGCGAAGTCGATGGGATGAAACACCATCGAATCAAACGCCAGGCTCGATGACACCGCAAACCCCGGCGACACCTCTTGCAACACCCCATCAAACAACAATACTAACTCCAAGTGCCGTCACACCGACAGGACCGAAGGCGATGGGTCTGGCCACTCCGACCCCGGGACATTTAATGTCCATGACACCTGAACAACTGCAAGCTTATCGTTGGGAACGCGAGATAGATGAGCGAAATAGACCACTTTCCGATGACGAGTTAGATGCGCTGTTTCCTCCTGGATATAAGATTTTACAACCTCCAGCAGGTAAAACGCCAATACAGAATCAATAcatcattttaacatttaaaaaaataaagagaactgAAGATATTAAAAACCTTAAAGAACCTAACAATTATATCGGAATTATTTTATGACAAAACAGTTGAATAGTTTATATTAGAACATATATGTATGATCATATTTTTTCAGGATACATACCTATCCGCACACCCGCCAGGAAGCTCACTGCGACGCCTACGCCTATCGCTGGTACGCCACAAGGTTTCTTTATTCAAACAGAGGACAAAAGCGCTAAGTATGTGGATAATCAACCGAAAGGTAATTTGCCATTTATGAAGCCGGAAGATGCGCAATATTTCGACAAGTTGCTAGTTGACGTAGACGAAGAAACGCTGAGTCCTGAGgaacaaaaagaaagaaaaattatgaaactgctcttaaagataaaaaatggaaCTCCTCCAATGCGTAAAGCAGCCTTGAGACAAATCACTGATAAGGCGAGAGAATTTGGCGCCGGGCCGTTGTTCAATCAAATCCTTCCGCTTCTCATGTCACCTACCCTTGAGGATCAGGAACGTCATTTACTGGTCAAAGTTATTGATCGTATTCTATATAAACTGGATGATTTAGTGCGACCATATGTACATAAGGTAATTATTATTGCGTCAATCGTTATTTTTCTCCGTTTTATTGTGTTTAATTGCTATTCTATTTTCTAGATTCTAGTCGTCATCGAGCCTCTGCTGATCGACGAAGACTACTATGCTCGTGTTGAAGGCAGAGAGATTATTTCTAATTTGGCAAAAGCTGCAGGATTGGCTACAATGATCTCCACAATGAGACCAGATATCGATAATATTGACGAATACGTGCGGAACACGACAGCAAGAGCGTTCGCGGTTGTTGCATCTGCTCTTGGAATCCCTTCGCTTCTTCCGTTTTTAAAAGCTGTCTGTCGCAGTAAAAAATCCTGGCAAGCGCGACACACTGGTATCAAGATTGTGCAGCAAATAGCCATCTTGATGGGCTGTGCCATTTTGCCACATTTAAAAAGCTTGGTGGAAATTATAGAGCATGGTAAATGGAGTTAatacagaatatatttttatttttttgtctacatagttatatattttagttttatttttgaaaaaataatcacACGACATGAAATATTACAGGTTTAGTGGATGAACAACAGAAGGTACGAACAATTACTGCGTTAGCCATTGCTGCGCTGGCTGAAGCAGCAACACCATACGGTATCGAAAGCTTTGACTCCGTGTTGAAACCTCTGTGGAAAGGCATTCGTACACATAGAGGAAAAGGTTTAGCAGCGTTTTTAAAGGCTATTGGTTACCTTATTCCTCTGATGGATGCAGAATACGCGAATTACTATACTAGAGAAGTAATGCTAATTCTTATACGTGAATTCCAATCTCCCGATGAGGAAATGAAAAAGATTGTATTGAAGGTAAGAATTCATttgtcaaatatatataatatcgcCATAAACTTTGTAATAGCTTATATACTATATCGTATAGATAAACTTATATACTGTATTGTGTACTATATCTTATAAATCacttgcattaaaatttttcttaacaattttctgtataaattgtatttttaaaaataggtaGTTAAACAATGCTGTGCGACAGATGGTGTGGAAGCTCAATATATTAAGGATGAAATTTTACCTCACTTCTTTAAACACTTTTGGAATCATCGTATGGCACTGGATCGCCGAAATTACAGACAGGTAATATAAGCAAATGTTTTAATATGTGTAATTccagataaatataaatataattttttttaattacacatacgtaatcaaataaataaaattgtagctTGTGGACACGACAGTAGAGATAGCTAATAAAGTGGGTGCATCAGAGATTATTAACAGAGTAGTTGACGACTTGAAGGACGAGAATGAACAATACAGAAAAATGGTGATGGAGACAATTGAAAAGATAATGGGTAATTTAGGAGCAGCGGATGTCGATTCGCGTCTAGAGGAGCAGCTCATTGATGGAATTTTATACGCTTTTCAGGAACAGACTACTGAGGTTtgttagattaattaattaataaagtagcaattaatttatttaaaaatattataactaataaaggacacaaatttaaactaattttatttttataggacGTTGTTATGTTGAATGGTTTTGGTACGATTGTGAACACATTGGGTAAAAGAGTAAAAGCATACCTTCCTCAAATATGTGGTACAATATTGTGgagattaaataacaaatctGCAAAAGTCAGACAACAAGCTGCAGATCTTATTTCGCGTATCGCAGTAGTTATGAAGACTTGTCAGGAGgtaacagaaatatttattttaaaatttttcttgattaatataacaattaataaattatatatacaaatataagatgataaatcaaatttaatataaacatacgATATTTCTAGGAAAAACTAATGGGACATTTAGGAGTCGTTCTATATGAATATTTAGGCGAGGAGTACCCGGAAGTACTAGGTAGTATTTTAGGAGCATTGAAAGCTATTGTTAATGTCATAGGAATGACGAAAATGACACCACCAATTAAGGATTTGTTACCAAGACTTACTCCCATTTTGAAAAATAGGCACGAGaaggtaaaatttatatttatatcgaatatcctataattatataattgtattattggataaaatcaaatttgaaatattagaaaattcaGTAATGTTTTAAACACGTATACttcagaatttttttagtatactctatataatttcatttgcTATCGATCTTGTTATAGGTGCAGGAAAACTGTATTGATCTTGTGGGGAGAATTGCAGATCGAGGACCTGAGTATGTTTCCGCTCGAGAGTGGATGAGAATATGCTTCGAATTGTTGGAATTattgaaagcacataaaaaggcTATTAGAAGAGCGACGGTAAACACTTTTGGCTACATTGCCAAAGCTATAGGGTAAGTTTGGCATAATAATTcggcattttatataaaagtacacacatttatgtatgtattatatttgcatttttttcaacAGACCGCACGATGTCTTAGCGACTCTTTTAAACAACTTGAAAGTACAGGAACGTCAGAATCGTGTTTGTACCACAGTCGCTATTGCTATCGTTGCTGAGACTTGCAGCCCTTTTACAGTGTTACCCGCATTAATGAACGAGTACAGAGTACCCGAACTAAATGTACAGAACGGAGTATTGAAATCTTTGTCATTCTTGTTTGAATATATCGGCGAGATGGGTAAAGATTATATTTACGCTGTCAGTCCATTGCTAGAAGATGCACTTATGGACAGGTAAGTTATtcgaatattacaataattttattgcattgACATGTATTATATTCCTTTCTTcgttaaacgttttttaaagaagtttagaagtttgtttaattttacaaattatttctgATCGATTTTCTTCTCTTATGATTCAACAGAGATCTAGTGCACAGGCAAACCGCTTGCGCTGCAATTAAGCACATGGCATTAGGTGTTTATGGATTTGGATGTGAAGATgcattaatacatttattaaatcacGTGTGGCCGAATGTTTTCGAGACCTCGCCGCATTTAGTCCAAGCGTTTATGGATGCCGTAGATGGATTGCGCGTTGCGCTTGGACCGATCAAGATTTTGCAGTATACACTTCAGGTAACGTGattaacaattgaatttttaattgcgCACGAATTGTTTAGTCATCGAGaagtattaaatgtatatttttgtattataggGTTTGTTCCATCCAGCCCGCAAAGTTCGCGATGTTTATTGGAAGATATACAATTCTCTTTATATCGGTGGACAGGATGCTCTCGTGGCTGGTTACCCTCGCATCATGAACGATCCAAAGAACCAATATATTAGATATGAATTGGATTACGTATTATAATAGATCTTGCAGCAATAAGAGTTATAACAAGGTTCTTATCTCTATAAGTATAAATATCCGCATTAAATATCCTCATCGTTATAAAGATGAGTTTGAACGAATTTTGAGGTTTTTGTTTACTTACCGAAATTCGCACTTAGtccataaagaaaaatttattattccagGATATGTTTGGAACAACTACGTGTGTCACGCCGTCATTTCCGATATGTCTAATGAAAAAGGCTGAAGATGTATTACCTTACATTTTACTTAAAGATACATGTTACAACACTTGTGTAGATATTGTTCTGATATCGATTTTGAAGACATGGAAATGTCAGCACATTATGAGAACACGCCAGGTTGTAGCCTGCttttttacattgtataatttttttaattctagattCTTATGAAATTTGAATCTTTTGAGCTTGGAAAGCTTTCGTGAATTCTGGGATTTTTATCACAATGCTTGACCTTTAGATCTTTTTCAAATTCTAGATACTGTAGAGATCTTTGacattttcattttgtttaaatttggaaactaaattcaaattataaagttattcttatattatactcTCTATAATGGGAAAAGTTCACTAGTGACGTTTTtcgaataatataatttgataacgtaatctatcaatttattatttttatcattaaatcgaatatgttatttataatataatgactGGATGTAGGTACTCACGAAAttgtatgtgtgtgcatgtgtgaacaatcatttaaaaaaaaaatcacaatttttaatataatgaaaagaaaagggaatgagaaagaaagaaggaaaaggagagaacaaaaagaaatttttataatagcttgtacattattaaaataacactaataatgtttccaaatatttcttagaaatttttaacacaTTGGATCGATTTCGTGAGTCACTATTTCTATTGATGAATATGAATCATTACTTAACAACAACGTAATTAATATTGCTTTCGCCTGACGAGCATGAGtatcatcaaataaaaaaatcacattgtaaataattatttccttgTATTCCTTGTTAagaaattacacaatattaagtataaagaaaatatatcacATGTAGAAATTGAACAAATGGTTTTCTATcattgaaaagatttttttgaaatttaaacaaGAAATGAGGTGCGAATTAGTTTAGCAGTTTTTATTGATTGATcacaaatatacataaattgttgctgtatatttatcattttctaactttttttttaatgactttttCTTGGGAGGGATAAACATGTTAGAGATGCCCCCATCAATTATCTTGATagtttttctaagaaaaaaagaaggaaagagagaagactaatatttaaagatataaaaattaattatagaaaattaattttatacatttatacatacatgcatatatcACTGCAtctaaaaaatcataaatccATAGTTTGCTAGATTCACTggattcattaaattattagtcCTCTCTATCCATATGACTAAATAAATCTGCAAATTCATAGACGTCTTAAACATCgtctacaaatttttaaaaactttcttgCAGAAATCGTGAACTTTTTTTGATTAAAAGTACTTCATCATTCGTCGAAGCAATTCAATATCACTTTGCAGAAATCTAGGATCAAGGTaagattataaatatcattatatacataaatctcAAAtctatatgttttaaaataccTGTACTTACAGACATATATTTATTCACAATTTCTACTAGagagatttataaatataaaatccacACACGTCACCAACATAAGTTTTTCGCGAACTTATTTATATAATGCATATTAGGCCAATAGATTTAGCAATCTATGGATTTACAAACtgacgtataaaaaaaaatgcgcgaAACGTTTAAGTAtcttattac harbors:
- the LOC105200233 gene encoding protein lin-54 homolog is translated as MSSNKGQNARALVEPLALDSRTLGDSDLSALSLSHSGEQYTSNDFEEFANIQAEFECMNSEGVMTDEDRNVETDTLVPDVEMTEISEQVQAEHVYTMANQNNQNIVFQTKPTLQRVPVSAVQMKPSIQTTQSQSIMIVSPASGTGTSQILKISHPPTASAEQLQSLAQTLITGKSADGSVVQLRTTQPTKSIATTSASGNITISNMQNVKISQPTLKRTTQNVSQGRNVITKMILTGSQSQSGTQQVLITSSQSENQSTQGIKFLNNTSSSYSSPSKNITLAQMGIISTNKQHILPSSSPKQGMILNKLLQSSTSQPSKVTIVPTNTAKSPTKILPAPTISLQAKSSTTTNQQSTFVTSKSSTQQNPQKVIIRQGSLKPGNVLGSGQVIRIPANQNIVTGSNQVHQLQMPGRQVQYVRLVSTASTGSSNVVTVGKSKASTTLQTVGIGQKIGNQQQIVKVVPLNTGSQSLRTVAPKATLTSGSQKLLIPASTAAAAVSGQSKNAVAIPASALSQLASGQAVLSTNPNVGNIVVLPAQYIQQQSTDEVKAKSQTTPGLLGSSQSSAATLCVIDGKNSQKGAYSNVEPNGIRPRKPCNCTKSQCLKLYCDCFANGEFCHMCNCNNCSNNLGNEEERQRAIKSCLERNPNAFRPKIGKGRETGEDIRRHNKGCNCKRSGCLKNYCECYEAKIPCSGNCKCIGCRNIVDPILQKKSLKDLVEATEAKTTQLTLNKAQLQLSEMAFRPPATSNAGTRQPFNLLTEKIVEITCQCLMAQADEAERNMFDDEMSQRIIIEEFGRCLKEIIESAHKAEAT
- the LOC105200232 gene encoding splicing factor 3B subunit 1, translated to MDSIPRTHKDIEAKIREIQSKKKELLSAASEKEQVALGKTGFYDQDIYDSSNNKYDGYVTSIATNDEIEDYDPFADKRLPTIVDREEKDYDPFADRRRPTIADREDEYRQKRRRMIISPERVDPFAEGGKTPDIGSRTYTEIMREQMLKGEETELRKRLAEKAKDGTLKANGEPKPAPKKRGRWDQTDDTPVQKKLSGASATPTSWDNADVTPAAIRWDETPGHGKGAETPGATPGVSTRMWDATPAHATPGAATPGRETPSHEKAVTSRRNRWDETPKTERETPGHNSGWAETPRTDRVAGDLIQETPTPSASKRRSRWDETPSNQTPGSMTPQTPATPLATPHQTTILTPSAVTPTGPKAMGLATPTPGHLMSMTPEQLQAYRWEREIDERNRPLSDDELDALFPPGYKILQPPAGYIPIRTPARKLTATPTPIAGTPQGFFIQTEDKSAKYVDNQPKGNLPFMKPEDAQYFDKLLVDVDEETLSPEEQKERKIMKLLLKIKNGTPPMRKAALRQITDKAREFGAGPLFNQILPLLMSPTLEDQERHLLVKVIDRILYKLDDLVRPYVHKILVVIEPLLIDEDYYARVEGREIISNLAKAAGLATMISTMRPDIDNIDEYVRNTTARAFAVVASALGIPSLLPFLKAVCRSKKSWQARHTGIKIVQQIAILMGCAILPHLKSLVEIIEHGLVDEQQKVRTITALAIAALAEAATPYGIESFDSVLKPLWKGIRTHRGKGLAAFLKAIGYLIPLMDAEYANYYTREVMLILIREFQSPDEEMKKIVLKVVKQCCATDGVEAQYIKDEILPHFFKHFWNHRMALDRRNYRQLVDTTVEIANKVGASEIINRVVDDLKDENEQYRKMVMETIEKIMGNLGAADVDSRLEEQLIDGILYAFQEQTTEDVVMLNGFGTIVNTLGKRVKAYLPQICGTILWRLNNKSAKVRQQAADLISRIAVVMKTCQEEKLMGHLGVVLYEYLGEEYPEVLGSILGALKAIVNVIGMTKMTPPIKDLLPRLTPILKNRHEKVQENCIDLVGRIADRGPEYVSAREWMRICFELLELLKAHKKAIRRATVNTFGYIAKAIGPHDVLATLLNNLKVQERQNRVCTTVAIAIVAETCSPFTVLPALMNEYRVPELNVQNGVLKSLSFLFEYIGEMGKDYIYAVSPLLEDALMDRDLVHRQTACAAIKHMALGVYGFGCEDALIHLLNHVWPNVFETSPHLVQAFMDAVDGLRVALGPIKILQYTLQGLFHPARKVRDVYWKIYNSLYIGGQDALVAGYPRIMNDPKNQYIRYELDYVL